The DNA region ATGTGGTCGCGCCGGATACGCCCAAGGGGCGCGCCGCGGAAAAGTTCAAGCAACTGGCGGAAGAAAAGACCCATGGCCGCGTCAAGGTCGAGGTCTATCCGAACAGCCAGCTGTACAAGGACCGGGAAGAGCTGGAGGCATTGCAGCTGGGCTCCGTGCAGATGCTGGCACCCTCGCTCTCCAAATTTGGCCCGATGGGGGCGCGAGAATTCGAGGTGTTCGACCTGCCTTACATCTTCCCCAACAGCACCGTGCTGCATCGAGTCATGGACGGTGTGGTCGGCAACAAGCTGTTTGCCAAGCTGGACAGCAAAGGGGTGACCGGCCTGGCTTTCTGGGATAACGGATTCAAGCAGATGAGCTCGAACCGCCCGATGCATACCATGGCTGACTTCAAGGGCCTGAAGATGCGCATCCAGTCCTCCAAGGTGCTGGATGCGGAAATGAAGGCTTTCGGTGCGGTTCCCCAAGTGATGGCCTTCAGCGAAGTGTATTCCGCGCTGCAGCAGGGCGTGGTCGACGGTACCGAGAATCCGGTATCGAATTTCTACACGCAGAAGATGAACGAAGTGCAGAAGAACATGACCATTTCCAACCATGGTTATCTGGGCTACGCCGTGGTGACCAACAAGCAGTTCTGGGATGGCCTGCCGGCCGATATTCGCAGCGAGCTGACCGCGG from Sideroxyarcus emersonii includes:
- a CDS encoding TRAP transporter substrate-binding protein, whose translation is MKSLSALCSAVLLSLSLAASADPIIIKFSHVVAPDTPKGRAAEKFKQLAEEKTHGRVKVEVYPNSQLYKDREELEALQLGSVQMLAPSLSKFGPMGAREFEVFDLPYIFPNSTVLHRVMDGVVGNKLFAKLDSKGVTGLAFWDNGFKQMSSNRPMHTMADFKGLKMRIQSSKVLDAEMKAFGAVPQVMAFSEVYSALQQGVVDGTENPVSNFYTQKMNEVQKNMTISNHGYLGYAVVTNKQFWDGLPADIRSELTAAMKEATEFERDIAQKDNDDALEKVRAAKTTEIYVLPDSEREAWRKALLPVHAQFADVIGKDLIQDVYDVAAQVEKEQQHPAGKNKKKK